Proteins encoded by one window of Aphis gossypii isolate Hap1 chromosome X, ASM2018417v2, whole genome shotgun sequence:
- the LOC126551687 gene encoding uncharacterized protein LOC126551687 produces MIDSTNVVNEFDYGDITSDTTEGIEDRTNITIYRKETHKFIIMDFEFSMVNKTSMVVISGAISNSLDRFKIRKLEGRPLLLPLNEEARPMGETELQVAIREIKRVFRVKTDLRDACLDQLQQSLSSTRNNLNKGYIDSYIRRGNKENVIVVWNGHSDKNILKRLDLDHYPMLNITCYDKYFNKNFYIQFEKLGNKEIIFEVDIGTYNKTGRLLNLVETHDIICKKKHHTTYAHDPRMDVKYTKCIFDYVIRKQRYEN; encoded by the exons ATGATAGACTCCACAAATGTAGTAAATGAGTTTGACTATGGCGATATCACGTCAGATACTACAGAAGGAATAGAGGATAGAACAAATAtaacta tatacagaaaagagacacataaattcataattatggaCTTCGAGTTCTCAATGGTAAACAAGACAAGCATGGTTGTCATCTCCGGAGCTATATCCAATAGCTTAGACCGTTTTAAGATCAGGAAACTGGAGGGACGACCTCTTTTGCTACCACTTAACGAAGAAGCTCGACCTATGGGTGAGACGGAGCTTCAGGTGGCAATAAGAGAGATAAAGAGAGTGTTCAGAGTAAAAACTGATCTGAGAGATGCTTGTCTAGACCAATTACAACAAAGTTTGAGTTCAACCaggaataatttgaataaggGATATATTGACAGTTATATACGTAGAGGTAATAAAGAGAATGTGATAGTAGTATGGAACGGACATTcggacaaaaatattttaaaaagattagaTTTAGACCACTATCCTATGTTAAACATAACGTGCTacgataagtattttaataaaaatttctatattCAGTTTGAAAAGTTAggcaataaagaaataattttcgaaGTAGATAtcggtacatataataaaacaggAAGGCTACTTAATTTAGTAGAGacccatgatataatatgtaaaaagaaaCACCATACTACGTATGCGCATGATCCGAGAATGGATGTCAAGtatactaaatgtatatttgattatgtgATACGGAAACAgcgatatgaaaattaa